One Trichoderma atroviride chromosome 7, complete sequence DNA segment encodes these proteins:
- a CDS encoding uncharacterized protein (TransMembrane:1 (o31-55i)~BUSCO:EOG092D4HJN), translating to MGTFQNKTFRSSADASKIGMKYRALMAKHPFLAFGLPFIAVIVAGSFVLTPATAIRYEKHDRRVRQMTKEEELNVRRGARKVDMKEEYYRLAGRDLDNWEQQRVKRLPGENDGIL from the exons ATGGGCACGTTTCAAAACAAGACATTCCGCTCCTCGGCCGACGCCAGCAAAATCGGCATGAAGTACCGCGCGCTCATGGCCAAGCACCCGTTCCTGGCCTTTGGCCTGCCCttcatcgccgtcatcgtgGCGGGCTCGTTTGTGCTGACGCCGGCGACGGCGATTCGGTACGAGAAGCACGATCGGAGGGTGCGCCAGatgaccaaggaggaggagctgaatGTGCGGAGGGGGGCGCGCAAGGTGGACATGAAGGAGGAGTACTAT AGACTTGCCGGGAGAGACCTGGATAACTGGGAACAGCAGAGAGTCAAGAGACTGCCTGGAGAAAATGATGGCATCCTGTAA
- a CDS encoding uncharacterized protein (EggNog:ENOG41): MMTGTRDPLLFCKFLLEKVKGAGVQVHNPAATLRLETDDNGKLCGVVVKNTETSEETLIPATKVLLAAGSWTPQVFKTLFKDRFSLDIPIEGLGGHSLVLKAPSKVTTCHSVYTTMGAHSPEIYSRPNGEIYVAGVNSPGLALPGPALKAATISQPLEKLKDIARRLIVTSGGEDLEIVREGLCFRPVTNRGTPYIARLTNEKLAKDTNLEGQEGGFFIAAGHGPWGISLSLGTGKVVAEMLSGKPLSVDISSLGF, from the coding sequence ATGATGACTGGAACCAGAGATCCCTTACTATTTTGCAAGTTTCTGTTGGAAAAAGTCAAGGGTGCAGGAGTTCAAGTTCACAATCCTGCTGCGACGTTGCGCCTGGAAACtgatgacaatggcaaactCTGTGGAGTTGTCGTCAAAAATACAGAGACATCGGAAGAGACCTTGATACCGGCTACCAAGGTTCTTTTGGCAGCGGGAAGCTGGACGCCCCAAGTCTTTAAAACATTGTTCAAGGATCGCTTCTCCCTTGATATCCCCATTGAAGGTCTAGGTGGGCACTCCCTCGTTTTGAAGGCCCCCAGCAAAGTGACGACCTGTCATTCCGTCTACACGACGATGGGTGCGCACTCACCAGAAATTTACTCTCGGCCCAACGGGGAGATTTACGTTGCTGGAGTGAACAGCCCAGGTCTTGCTCTTCCTGGACCTGCTCTCAAGGCGGCTACTATAAGTCAGCCTTTGGAAAAGCTGAAGGATATTGCGCGGCGTCTGATTGTGACTTCTGGTGGAGAGGATTTGGAGATTGTGCGAGAGGGATTGTGTTTTAGGCCGGTTACGAATAGGGGGACACCATATATTGCGAGATTGACGAATGAGAAGCTTGCGAAGGATACCAATTTGGAGGGACAAGAAGGGGGTTTTTTTATTGCGGCTGGACATGGGCCGTGGGGTATTAGTTTGAGCTTGGGGACTGGAAAGGTGGTTGCTGAGATGTTGTCTGGGAAGCCATTGAGCGTTGATATCTCGAGTCTGGGATTCTGA
- a CDS encoding uncharacterized protein (EggNog:ENOG41), producing MAHTVILGSGVIGLSTAFYLRQHQPGTTIHLVDSAQELFSSASGYAGGFLAKDWFRPDLVPLAELSFEEHKKLAEEENGREKWAYAKSVTVSYEPNGPLLGGKRGGGLAVGRDEQSWACGGEEGA from the coding sequence ATGGCCCACACGGTCATCCTCGGTAGCGGTGTCATTGGCCTCTCGACGGCCTTCTACCTCCGCCAGCATCAACCAGGCACCACAATTCATCTCGTCGACTCTGCGCAGGAGCTCTTCTCATCCGCTTCTGGCTATGCGGGAGGATTCCTGGCCAAAGACTGGTTCCGTCCCGACTTGGTTCCCTTGGCCGAGCTAAGCTTTGAAGAGCATAAGAAGTtggccgaggaggagaatggcaGAGAGAAATGGGCATATGCAAAGAGCGTGACGGTGAGCTATGAGCCGAATGGGCCGTTGTTAGGCGGGAAACGGGGGGGAGGACTGGCTGTTGGAAGGGACGAGCAGAGCTGGGCTTGTGGAGGCGAGGAGGGAGCATAA
- a CDS encoding uncharacterized protein (EggNog:ENOG41~TransMembrane:2 (o25-49i61-79o)) produces MPPVAPIQHGGAQAPSTFDKLKMGAMMGGSVGVIMGFIFGTVNIFRYGAGSQGIMRTLGQYMGASGATFGFFMGVGSVIRSDADPKLQELYMRAQRRPIVLRANSAWRRDE; encoded by the exons ATGCCTCCCGTTGCCCCGATTCAGCATGGCGGCGCCCAGGCCCCGTCCACTTTTGACAAAC TCAAGATGGGCGCAATGATGGGCGGAT CTGTTGGTGTTATTATGGGCTTCATTTTCG GCACCGTTAACATCTTCCGATATGGCGCTGGGTCCCAAGGAATCATGCGGACTCTCGGCCAGTACATGGGCGCATCTGGTGCTACATTCGG ATTCTTCATGGGCGTTGGCAGCGTGATCCGATCAGATGCCGACCCCAAGCTACAAGAACTGTACATGCGAGCGCAGCGACGGCCGATAGTATTAAGAGCGAACTCggcttggagaagagacGAATAA
- a CDS encoding uncharacterized protein (TransMembrane:7 (o81-103i115-136o156-174i181-202o214-234i246-263o283-303i)) — protein sequence MALYRRLSQTGVGGIDSDADSDNQNSHQQVPKTTRHLLTSAEVPPWYGHNSFIRTGYRPITGSVKLCFESLGYVHNETANIYTHLVPAVIAVVGNYGLYVYFSSRYPNASWRDQLVFHIYLSASVTCFGISSMYHMLLCHSEAYASLWARFDYATIVVQILGSFISGIYIGFYCEPHLQKLYWAMIGSLGLLTGIVVVNPRFQSPKWRTLRVSTFVATGLSAFAPIIHAATIFPYAQLDKQAGLRYYYLEGVAMLTGVFFYVTHFPESRKPEKYDIWGASHQIFHSFVVLGAVIHFYGILNAFDWNYNNPRCV from the exons ATGGCTCTGTATAGGCGCCTATCCCAGACCGGTGTCGGCGGTATAGACTCCGACGCTGACAGCGACAACCAGAATAGCCATCAGCAAGTGCCCAAGACTACGCGGCACCTTTTGACCTCCGCGGAGGTCCCGCCCTGGTACGGCCACAACAGCTTTATCCGTACTGGCTATCGCCCTATTACCGGTTCCGTTAAGCTATGTTTTGAGAGTCTGGGATATGTTCACAATGAAACTGCCAACATCTACACTCACTTGGTGCCCGCGGTGATTGCTGTTGTAGGCAACTATGGCCTATATGTATACTTCAGCTCTCGCTACCCTAATGCGTCTTGGAGAGATCAGTTGGTATTTCACATATACTTATCGGCGTCTGTTACCTGCTTCGGAATCTCGTCCATGTACCACATGCTGTTGTGTCATTCTGAGGCATATGCGAGCCTATGGGCACGGTTCGACTATGCTACTATTGTTGTTCAGATCTTGGGATCGTTCATCTCCGGCATTTACATAGGCTTTTACTGCGAGCCTCACTTACAGAAGCTCTACTGGGCGATG ATCGGCTCACTGGGACTACTCACTGGTATTGTGGTTGTGAATCCCAGATTTCAGAGTCCCAAGTGGCGGACGTTACGAGTCAGTACCTTTGTTGCTACTGGCCTCTCTGCTTTTGCGCCCATCATACATGCCGCTACCATCTTTCCATATGCCCAGCTTGATAAGCAAGCCGGTCTTCGCTACTATTATCTGGAAGGCGTTGCAATGTTAACGGGAGTATTCTTTTACGTT ACTCACTTTCCAGAGTCTCGAAAGCCCGAGAAATACGACATTTGGGGCGCTTCTCATCAGATATTCCACAGTTTCGTGGTGCTCGGAGCTGTCATACATTTCTACGGCATTTTAAACGCGTTCGATTGGAACTATAATAACCCACGTTGTGTCTAA
- a CDS encoding uncharacterized protein (EggNog:ENOG41~TransMembrane:7 (o24-46i58-82o155-173i185-206o287-304i316-335o417-436i)) — protein sequence MKSSTDVRVNGWTMSPDGRGTMDILWTCIFTTFLCTFTILCLNLPARNESSLRVQGRKILWMAIAIAGPEFLLTAAAGQLAAARDSVKAFHALGHTSWTYRHGFYANMGGFELQPLDGAPFPINSKHILWLMSRGYIEFPTISDEELLDKSKKDTVAKLITCFQVGYLIVQCIARGIQKLPVTTIELSTVAIVVCSIMTSICWMSKPQDVRYPIRINMPTTMDQVLREAGPVAARPYRQTPLDFVDDLTPSWALNIQPFIKLPVGPHERPLPRIGDSRLPWLETLESLYLCLATVVYASVHLTGWNFEFPSRVEQILWRVSSLILVGTTALFWVLEAGAILQRYGSDQKLWTKMLRREDKKSGVTVTVTVVEDALVETPAMASGDEPSSSLQPHQQRDVEKEEEAWAPKQLPLVWEFWSILPIALIYATARAYILVEPLLGLRSMQAGAFDTVDWMAFIPHVG from the coding sequence ATGAAGTCCAGTACCGATGTCCGTGTCAACGGCTGGACAATGTCCCCTGACGGGCGGGGAACCATGGACATACTATGGACTTGCATTTTCACCACTTTTCTTTGTACCTTTACTATCCTCTGCCTCAACTTGCCTGCTAGAAACGAAAGCTCACTTCGTGTCCAAGGTCGTAAGATCTTGTGGAtggccatcgccattgctgGACCCGAATTCTTACTCACAGCAGCTGCCGGTCAACTTGCCGCTGCGCGAGACTCCGTCAAGGCGTTCCACGCTCTTGGACACACCTCATGGACATACCGACATGGCTTCTATGCCAACATGGGCGGATTCGAGCTACAGCCTCTGGACGGCGCACCGTTCCCGATCAATTCGAAACATATACTCTGGTTAATGTCGCGCGGCTATATCGAGTTTCCGACTATATCAGACGAAGAACTCTTAGACAAGTCCAAGAAGGATACTGTTGCCAAGCTCATCACTTGTTTCCAGGTCGGCTATCTGATCGTGCAGTGCATTGCACGCGGCATACAGAAGCTTCCGGTAACGACGATAGAACTGTCGACTGTTGCTATCGTCGTATGCTCCATCATGACGAGCATCTGCTGGATGTCCAAACCCCAAGATGTCCGTTATCCTATCCGAATCAATATGCCTACAACTATGGATCAAGTCCTCCGCGAGGCTGGCCCAGTAGCCGCACGGCCGTACCGACAAACTCCTCTCGATTTCGTAGACGACCTGACACCGAGTTGGGCTCTCAACATACAACCATTCATCAAACTGCCTGTCGGTCCACACGAGCGTCCTCTACCTCGTATTGGCGACAGCAGATTGCCCTGGCTAGAAACTCTAGAGAGTCTGTACTTGTGCCTCGCCACTGTGGTCTATGCATCCGTACATCTGACTGGGTGGAACTTCGAATTCCCATCTCGAGTCGAGCAGATCCTCTGGAGGGTATCGAGCCTGATCCTGGTAGGCACGACAGCCCTGTTCTGGGTCCTGGAGGCGGGCGCTATCTTGCAGCGATACGGCAGTGATCAAAAACTTTGGACAAAAATGTTGAGAAGGGAAGATAAAAAGTCGGGAGTAACAGTAACAGTGACAGTAGTTGAGGATGCATTAGTCGAAACgccagccatggcatcaGGAGACGAGCCGTCGTCTTCATTACAGCCTCATCAGCAGCGCGAtgtagaaaaagaagaagaggcctgGGCCCCAAAACAGCTTCCTCTCGTCTGGGAGTTTTGGAGTATCCTCCCAATTGCTCTCATCTACGCCACGGCGAGGGCGTATATCCTCGTCGAGCCATTGCTTGGCTTGAGGTCGATGCAGGCGGGGGCGTTTGACACGGTTGACTGGATGGCCTTTATTCCCCATGTGGGTTAG
- a CDS encoding uncharacterized protein (EggNog:ENOG41~CAZy:AA1) encodes MGASYSSRRVKRDGSVAKSSLSQKQTNGLSILGTLVAPLLPSFLTNNPTPNGFPWSTLDCNTNYYDTSPNTGVIRRYDFTISRGVIAPDGYQRNVLLVNGAYPGPLIEANWGDMIQVTMHNNISAPEEGTALHWHGFLQQGTPWEDGVPSVTQCPVPPGSSFTYQFKATLYGTTWYHSHFSSQYAGGLTGPIVVHGPKSQKYDVDVGPVMLSDWYHDDYYDLVKKTMSTVPGENIFFSDNNLINGKMFFDCSKVTDGTPCTNDAGIAKFRFQRGKTHLLRLINTGAEGLQRFSIDGHKMTVIANDFVDVKPYVTDVVTLGIGQRTNVLVKANGTLDAYWMRSNISTVCSLTSQPNALAAIYYDNADTNKAPQSTPWNAPDPGTCSNDDLSLTEPFMKLPVPKPDVTNEIELNVFVNATNHTLWTLDGDSFRGNFNSPTLLLSNLGNLTFQSQWSVRNVGNAKSVRINIMNQSPVAHPMHLHGFNMYILHQGAGEWDGKTIVRSSNPQRRDVFLLPPSSHVVMQFDAASNPGVWPFHCHIAWHTSAGLFTQFLTIPDKVRALSIPNVVAETCRQWGRWTNTNIPDQIDSGL; translated from the exons ATGGGAGCTTCTTATAGCTCTAGAAGAGTGAAGAGAGATGGCTCCGTGGCCAAAAGTAGTCTCTCACAGAAGCAAACAAACGG CCTATCTATATTAGGAACATTGGTTGCTCCATTGTTACCTTCCTTTCTTACCAACAATCCAACTCCCAATGGGTTCCCATGGAGCACGCTCGACTGCAACACCAACTACTATGACACGAGCCCCAACACGGGCGTCATAAGGCGTTATGATTTCACCATTAGCCGCGGTGTCATTGCCCCTGATGGATACCAGAGAAATgtcctcctcgtcaatgGTGCTTATCCGGGCCCCTTGATCGAGGCCAACTGGGGAGACATGATTCAAGTCACCATGCATAACAACATCTCCGCACCGGAAGAGGGCACAGCACTGCATTGGCACGGATTTCTTCAGCAGGGAACGCCCTGGGAAGACGGCGTGCCTTCTGTGACGCAGTGTCCTGTGCCGCCCGGGAGCAGCTTCACGTATCAGTTCAAGGCCACCTTATACGGCACCACTTGGTACCACTCGCACTTTTCTTCGCAATATGCGGGTGGCCTCACGGGTCCGATAGTCGTTCATGGGCCAAAGTCACAGAAATacgatgttgatgttggtcCTGTCATGTTGTCTGACTGGTATCATGACGACTACTATGacttggtgaagaagacaatGAGCACCGTGCCTGGAGAGAACATCTTCTTTTCGGATAACAACCTGATCAACGGCAAGATGTTCTTTGACTGCTCAAAGGTCACGGACGGCACTCCGTGCACCAATGACGCTGGCATTGCGAAATTCCGATTCCAGCGCGGCAAGACTCATCTTCTCCGTCTCATCAACACCGGAGCCGAAGGCCTCCAGCGCTTCTCCATTGACGGCCACAAGATGACAGTCATTGCAAACGACTTTGTCGACGTCAAGCCCTACGTGACCGACGTGGTCACGCTGGGGATTGGCCAACGCACCAATGTCCTCGTCAAGGCGAATGGTACTCTTGACGCTTACTGGATGCGTAGCAACATTAGCACCGTATGCTCGCTCACCAGTCAGCCAAATGCTCTCGCGGCCATTTACTACGATAACGCGGATACTAACAAGGCTCCTCAGTCTACGCCCTGGAATGCTCCTGATCCGGGAACGTGTAGCAATGACGACTTGTCGCTGACGGAGCCTTTCATGAAACTGCCTGTCCCCAAGCCAGATGTGACGAATGAGATTGAGTTGAATGTGTTTGTTAATGCGACAAACCATACTCTATGGACGCTAGATGGCGATTCTTTTAGGGGCAATTTCAACAGCCCGACATTGCTGCTGAGCAACCTGGGCAATTTGACCTTCCAGTCGCAGTGGAGCGTGAGAAACGTCGGCAACGCAAAGAGTGTCAGGATAAACATCATGAACCAATCTCCCGTTGC CCATCCCATGCACCTCCACGGCTTCAACATGTACATCCTCCACCAGGGCGCCGGCGAATGGGACGGCAAGACAATCGTCCGGTCATCAAATCCCCAGCGCCGGGAcgtcttcttgctgcccCCAAGCAGCCACGTGGTGATGCAGTTTGATGCTGCGAGCAATCCAGGCGTGTGGCCGTTCCACTGTCACATTGCGTGGCATACCTCGGCGGGATTGTTTACGCAGTTTCTTACGATTCCAGATAAAGTGCGGGCATTGTCGATTCCGAATGTGGTGGCGGAGACTTGTAGGCAGTGGGGGAGGTGGACGAATACGAATATTCCGGATCAGATTGATAGTGGTTTGTGA
- a CDS encoding uncharacterized protein (EggNog:ENOG41~TransMembrane:1 (o710-729i)), with translation MTAVANPPTFPQISRPPWGTINGNNQVNTEDVRGMFMTRKSLSRSNSSSSISSNASNTTVATNGSHSNATSLSSASDLSQWSNGSANRKRPQPKNPWPAGKEPDFSRLPQGRPNGMGPSHGAMQQAGQGQPQMGPQGMMRPMGPSEQPFPPGQPMLYLLSLNGTFERKTIAVPFAPESIRIGRQTNQKTVPTATNGFFDSKVLSRQHAEIFAERNGKIYIRDVKSSNGTFVNGTRLSQENRESEPHELQTADHLELGIDIVSEDQKTVVHHKVAAKVEHAGFLNTSNNVLDMNFGDLDPANNAMMIPAGAMQMRGRAGSNVSMGGNGRMMVNGGTVNGHMNGMAQQRSFFLTPIATDQILKRLSNEMRSAKLQAQDLSRTNQFINTLLSKEDLKDLEKSDAPEPTKQPQTMVNGNNLSFRADPKARFSDPPAPPPQQPLPEKPDVPSLKRGSLERPRLDSANSSPIRQENLNQIIQLTEALNMAKRDIDTQTARMRELEMMLQKEREARELAEELARRLEESANSQVNGVESHDELEKTQELSQGDIADDSKTVLPELEEVSPADKVAQETAVALQSRIDTMDEQMRELKMQMEQWRSRCESAEAERDSGRKTLEEMVIQLREEEAKRVTAEERRRSRSRSLRRDQNGAAQKSAASPAPEAATPAVKQERSLTNSSQDSADMPNLSRANTITPQTSPRGPLQNQHLRAGIPYASMLGVVLIGMGLMAYINGWQPSSPQTVER, from the exons ATGACTGCCGTCGCGAATCCTCCTACCTTTCCGCAAATCTCCCGGCCGCCATGGGGCACTATTAATGGCAACAATCAGGTGAATACAGAGGATGTGCGAGGAATGTTCATGACCCGCAAGAGTCTGTCGCGAAGCAACTCATCCTCGTCCATTTCCTCCAACGCCTCAAATACCACCGTTGCGACGAACGGCTCACACTCCAATGCCACATCGCTGTCGTCCGCTTCAGATTTGAGCCAGTGGTCGAATGGCAGCGCGAACCGCAAGAGACCCCAACCCAAGAACCCCTGGCCAGCCGGCAAAGAACCAGACTTTTCGAGACTTCCCCAAGGACGGCCCAACGGCATGGGGCCGTCCCACGGCGCCATGCAGCAAGCCGGGCAGGGACAGCCGCAAATGGGACCTCAGGGCATGATGCGACCCATGGGGCCCAGCGAGCAGCCGTTTCCTCCCGGCCAGCCTATGCTGTATCTGCTTTCTCTAAACGGCACATTTGAGCGCAAGACCATCGCCGTGCCTTTCGCCCCCGAATCTATACGAATCGGCCGGCAGACGAACCAAAAGACGGTACCGACTGCTACGAATGGCTTCTTCGATAGTAAAGTGCTATCGCGGCAGCATGCCGAAATCTTTGCCGAACGAAACGGTAAAATCTACATCCGAGACGTTAAATCCTCCAACGGCACCTTTGTCAACGGCACTCGATTATCTCAGGAGAATCGCGAATCAGAACCACACGAGCTTCAGACGGCCGACCATCTGGAACTCGGTATTGATATTGTTAGTGAAGACCAAAAGACCGTCGTTCACCACAAGGTTGCCGCAAAGGTCGAACACGCCGGGTTTTTAAATACGTCAAACAACGTCTTGGATATGAACTTTGGAGATTTAGATCCTGCCAACAACGCCATGATGATTCCTGCTGGCGCAATGCAAATGCGGGGACGCGCTGGAAGTAACGTATCTATGGGTGGCAACGGCCGCATGATGGTTAATGGCGGTACTGTAAACGGCCATATGAACGGAATGGCGCAACAACGCTCTTTCTTCCTGACGCCTATTGCTACGGATCAGATTCTGAAGCGTCTTTCA AATGAAATGAGAAGCGCCAAACTCCAGGCCCAAGATTTGAGCCGTACGAATCAGTTCATCAACACCCTTTTGTCAAAAGAGGACCTAAAAGATCTCGAAAAATCAGATGCGCCAGAGCCAACCAAACAACCCCAAACCATGGTTAACGGCAATAACCTCTCCTTCCGAGCAGATCCCAAGGCTCGTTTCTCCGATCCCCCTGCACCAccgcctcagcagcctctgcccGAAAAGCCTGATGTACCGTCCCTTAAGAGAGGTTCGTTGGAAAGGCCAAGGCTAGACTCGGCAAACTCATCGCCGATTCGCCAAGAAAATCTGAACCAGATCATACAGCTCACCGAAGCGCTTAATATGGCGAAGCGAGATATTGATACCCAGACGGCGCGTATGCGTGAGCTAGAAATGATGCTGCAAAAGGAGCGAGAGGCACGTGAGCTTGCTGAGGAACTGGCCAGGCGTCTTGAAGAGTCTGCCAATAGTCAGGTCAACGGCGTTGAGTCTCATGACGAGCTTGAGAAAACTCAGGAATTATCGCAGGGAGACATTGCAGACGACTCAAAGACGGTGCTCCCAGAGCTAGAAGAAGTCTCCCCAGCGGACAAGGTTGCCCAGGAGACTGCGGTAGCGCTACAATCTCGCATCGACACTATGGATGAGCAAATGCGAGAGCTGAAAATGCAGATGGAGCAGTGGCGGAGTCGATGTGAAAGTGCCGAGGCAGAACGCGATTCCGGCCGGAAAACTCTCGAAGAAATGGTCATCCAATTGCGTgaagaggaggccaagcGCGTTACGGCCGAGGAACGACGGAGGTCACGCTCAAGATCACTTCGCCGCGACCAAAATGGGGCAGCACAGAAGagcgctgcttctcctgctcCCGAAGCTGCCACGCCGGCAGTAAAACAAGAGAGATCTTTGACTAATTCTAGTCAAGATTCGGCAGACATGCCAAACCTGTCAAGGGCCAATACTATTACGCCTCAAACCTCACCCAGAGGCCCTCTACAGAACCAGCATTTGAGAGCTGGTATCCCCTACGCCTCCATGCTTGGTGTGGTGTTAATTGGCATGGGATTGATGGCATACATTAACGGATGGCAGCCATCCTCGCCTCAAACTGTTGAACGATAA